A genomic region of Mesobacillus jeotgali contains the following coding sequences:
- a CDS encoding nucleotidyltransferase domain-containing protein, which yields MKDHINTVLNQIEKEYEVKILYACDAGSRALGFASPDSDYDIRFIYIHKKDWYLSIDHQKDVIEIPKEDSLSTIVDPKLDVVGWELIKTLRLFRKSNPSLLEWLNSKYVYWNHAYLAEKLKSMQDTVISHKAYINHHLNLVTRNVIDMQKKKEWRGKVYLYILRSILSAKWLQKHRQIPPVEFMQLLSILGNAPVKRELKDLLWKKQSGEHNTIEQNLILNDFIEQEIKLLASYAKSVSQKSEDPTKELNELFRVTLKEVWE from the coding sequence ATGAAGGACCATATCAATACTGTATTAAATCAAATTGAAAAAGAATATGAGGTAAAAATACTTTATGCATGTGACGCCGGGAGCAGAGCGCTGGGATTTGCATCACCAGACAGTGATTATGATATCCGCTTCATTTATATTCATAAAAAAGATTGGTATTTATCGATTGATCATCAGAAGGATGTTATCGAAATACCAAAAGAAGATTCGCTTTCCACTATTGTCGATCCCAAATTAGATGTCGTCGGCTGGGAACTTATCAAAACACTCAGGCTTTTCCGGAAGTCTAATCCTTCCTTGCTCGAATGGCTTAACTCAAAATATGTTTATTGGAATCATGCTTATCTGGCCGAAAAATTGAAGTCAATGCAAGATACTGTCATTTCACATAAAGCATATATAAACCATCATCTCAACCTTGTAACAAGAAATGTCATAGATATGCAAAAGAAGAAGGAGTGGAGGGGAAAGGTATATCTATATATTCTCCGGTCTATCCTGTCTGCAAAATGGTTACAAAAACATAGGCAAATACCACCAGTCGAGTTCATGCAACTTTTAAGCATTTTAGGAAACGCACCAGTAAAAAGGGAATTGAAGGACTTACTTTGGAAGAAACAAAGCGGAGAACATAATACCATTGAGCAAAACTTGATTCTTAATGATTTTATAGAACAAGAAATTAAACTGCTTGCCAGTTATGCAAAATCTGTAAGTCAAAAATCTGAAGACCCTACAAAAGAGCTTAACGAATTGTTTCGAGTAACACTTAAGGAAGTATGGGAGTAA
- a CDS encoding CsbD family protein: MNDKQTKGAFDQVKGEAKKQFGKLTDNESMEAEGRLDKGKGKLKETAGDMKEDVSRAFNDSSRD, translated from the coding sequence ATGAATGACAAGCAAACAAAAGGCGCATTTGACCAGGTTAAAGGTGAAGCCAAGAAGCAATTCGGCAAACTGACCGACAATGAATCTATGGAAGCTGAAGGTCGCCTGGATAAGGGAAAAGGAAAACTGAAAGAAACAGCTGGTGATATGAAAGAGGATGTATCACGTGCATTTAACGACTCGTCCAGAGATTGA
- the pssA gene encoding CDP-diacylglycerol--serine O-phosphatidyltransferase codes for MRFTKMIPNMFTLGNLYCGFLSIGFAANGQFNNAAILILIGMMLDSMDGRLARMLKADSQLGKELDSLADIVTFGVAPSFLVYYTYFYQFGLWGLMVAGLFPLFGAYRLARFNISTDKSSLNYFIGVPITAAGGIMAILTLFGDLIPNIVTTVVFTALSFLMVSRIRIPSFKEVPLPKYGTIVTIFLGSLLFVIWKGTYSQFPYLIYIATPLYVAYLAYRFVKGKNKNNID; via the coding sequence ATGCGGTTTACAAAAATGATTCCCAATATGTTCACGCTTGGGAATCTGTATTGCGGTTTTCTATCAATTGGATTTGCGGCTAATGGCCAATTTAACAATGCAGCCATTTTAATTTTAATCGGTATGATGTTGGACAGCATGGACGGAAGGCTGGCGAGGATGCTGAAAGCGGACAGCCAGCTCGGAAAGGAACTTGATTCACTGGCGGATATCGTCACATTTGGTGTAGCACCATCGTTCCTGGTTTATTATACATACTTTTACCAATTTGGATTATGGGGCTTAATGGTAGCGGGACTATTCCCGTTATTCGGTGCTTATCGCCTGGCGAGGTTCAATATCAGCACTGATAAATCTTCGCTTAATTATTTTATTGGGGTGCCGATTACTGCCGCTGGCGGAATTATGGCCATCCTCACTTTATTTGGTGACTTGATTCCAAATATCGTAACTACTGTTGTTTTTACGGCACTGAGTTTTCTCATGGTAAGCAGAATCAGGATTCCAAGCTTCAAGGAAGTACCGCTCCCTAAGTATGGAACAATCGTCACAATATTCCTTGGTTCTTTGCTGTTTGTCATTTGGAAAGGGACCTACAGCCAATTCCCTTACTTGATTTATATCGCAACTCCTCTTTATGTAGCGTATTTGGCCTATCGATTTGTTAAAGGGAAAAATAAAAACAATATTGATTAG
- a CDS encoding DUF2062 domain-containing protein, with amino-acid sequence MINKNLRKLKFLLIKLFRIKENAHNVSLGFTLGFLIHFIPSFGMGPILSTVGAKLFKGNPIAGFISGVALIWLFPFLFYLNVVVGETLFPYGVFPSAAGMPSHGLDAGIHLGAVFFIGMIINIMLFGMVVYYLIYTIMRKYRLSFLTIVKKWEIKK; translated from the coding sequence ATGATCAATAAGAACTTGCGCAAACTAAAATTTCTTCTTATAAAGTTATTTAGAATAAAAGAAAACGCACATAATGTATCTCTAGGGTTTACCCTTGGTTTTTTAATCCACTTCATCCCATCATTCGGCATGGGGCCTATACTTTCGACCGTGGGTGCCAAACTCTTCAAAGGGAATCCTATAGCCGGTTTCATTAGCGGTGTAGCACTCATTTGGCTTTTCCCGTTCTTATTTTATTTGAATGTCGTAGTCGGTGAAACCCTTTTCCCTTATGGTGTCTTCCCCTCGGCAGCGGGTATGCCCTCTCATGGTTTAGATGCCGGGATCCATTTAGGTGCCGTTTTTTTCATAGGCATGATTATTAATATCATGCTTTTCGGGATGGTTGTATACTATCTAATTTATACAATCATGAGAAAATACCGATTAAGCTTTCTTACTATAGTTAAAAAATGGGAAATAAAAAAATAA
- a CDS encoding VOC family protein, whose product MRFHHFALEVSDLTISKTFYETFLGFNESCRILFENEEMIFLEQNGFRLELSQKKSDGEIGERTHFCFEVENLDEKMKEMRERDIPSFEGPYTLDNGWKTIFYLGPDKEVIEFLEVI is encoded by the coding sequence ATGAGATTCCATCATTTTGCACTTGAAGTAAGCGATTTGACAATTTCAAAAACTTTTTATGAAACCTTTCTTGGTTTTAATGAAAGCTGCAGAATACTTTTTGAAAATGAAGAAATGATCTTTTTGGAGCAGAATGGTTTTAGACTTGAATTATCTCAGAAAAAGTCAGATGGAGAAATTGGTGAAAGGACACATTTTTGTTTCGAGGTGGAAAATCTTGATGAAAAAATGAAGGAAATGCGGGAAAGAGACATTCCTTCTTTTGAGGGTCCATATACATTAGACAACGGTTGGAAGACGATCTTCTATTTGGGTCCAGATAAAGAAGTAATAGAATTCCTCGAAGTCATCTAG
- a CDS encoding S-adenosylmethionine:tRNA ribosyltransferase-isomerase, producing MMQMETKVHPHDFSLPSSLNASSPPERRGLRRDQVKMMVLDRETGNVVHDKFIQIEKYFNSGDILVLNNSRTIPAILKGTWHRNGKVIGTNIEMRLARKKNDSVWEVLIVATNVKSGDCFKFSETLEANVIGEVFKSPLKLIQFNLQGIDLYNEIYSMGDPIRYEYIHHPWNLDYYQTVFASQPGSVEMPSAGRAFSWELLLKLQQKGVKLAFLQLHTGLSYLLDDEYAHSPEENFEEYSIRQEDMEAIVKAKDSGAKVIAAGTTVVRALETAVINSTTQGWTNLYITSDFKLQVVDGIITGFHEPKASHLDMLSAFVDEIKLLEAYNIAIEQKYLWHEFGDINLIIKMKDGRGQ from the coding sequence ATGATGCAGATGGAAACAAAGGTACACCCTCATGATTTTTCTCTGCCATCTTCTCTTAACGCCTCAAGTCCACCAGAAAGAAGAGGACTGCGCAGGGATCAGGTGAAGATGATGGTGTTGGACAGAGAAACGGGCAATGTAGTGCACGACAAATTTATTCAAATAGAAAAATATTTCAATTCAGGGGATATACTTGTGCTGAATAATAGCAGAACAATCCCCGCAATTCTGAAAGGAACATGGCACCGAAACGGAAAGGTGATTGGCACGAACATCGAAATGCGGCTTGCCAGGAAAAAGAATGACTCGGTATGGGAAGTATTGATTGTAGCAACAAATGTAAAATCAGGAGATTGTTTTAAATTCTCGGAAACTTTAGAGGCGAATGTAATTGGTGAAGTATTTAAATCGCCACTTAAGTTAATCCAGTTCAATCTACAAGGAATTGATTTATATAATGAAATCTACTCAATGGGTGATCCAATAAGATATGAATATATTCATCACCCGTGGAACCTCGATTATTACCAGACTGTTTTTGCAAGTCAGCCAGGGTCAGTCGAGATGCCATCAGCCGGTCGGGCTTTCAGCTGGGAACTCCTGTTAAAGCTGCAGCAAAAAGGAGTTAAATTAGCTTTTTTGCAGCTTCATACGGGCCTTAGTTATCTTCTCGATGATGAGTATGCCCATTCACCAGAGGAAAACTTCGAAGAATATTCTATTCGCCAGGAAGATATGGAGGCAATAGTAAAAGCGAAAGATTCTGGAGCAAAGGTAATCGCAGCTGGAACTACCGTTGTTCGGGCACTTGAAACCGCTGTCATTAATTCAACTACACAAGGATGGACTAATCTGTATATCACTTCGGATTTTAAGCTACAGGTTGTTGATGGAATCATAACAGGGTTTCATGAACCAAAGGCAAGTCATTTGGATATGCTGTCTGCCTTCGTTGATGAGATCAAACTTTTAGAAGCTTACAATATCGCGATTGAACAAAAATATCTTTGGCACGAATTTGGTGATATAAATCTGATAATCAAAATGAAAGACGGAAGAGGACAATGA
- a CDS encoding SDR family NAD(P)-dependent oxidoreductase, translating to MIKNKVVMITGVTQGLGKALTLRFAKEGAKLAVCARREKELEVVKEEAESYGAEVLAVTADVSVPREAEKFVALTLEKFGRIDVLINNASVLGPSPMPLLLDYPEEDFAEVIRVNSISPFLITRRVLPAMLTQAEGSVINVTSEAGHIGYAGWGAYGISKFAVEGMTETWADELNGTNIRMNMVDPGEMDTKMHSLAVPDCDYELAKPEEVVDVFLFLASEESKGVNGQRFQAQEFSRGVR from the coding sequence GTGATAAAGAATAAAGTTGTAATGATTACAGGTGTAACCCAGGGATTAGGAAAAGCACTGACGCTAAGGTTCGCAAAGGAAGGCGCAAAGCTGGCTGTTTGCGCTCGAAGGGAAAAAGAACTTGAAGTAGTAAAAGAAGAAGCGGAATCATATGGGGCAGAGGTGCTGGCAGTAACAGCTGATGTATCGGTGCCTCGGGAAGCTGAAAAGTTTGTTGCCCTGACACTTGAAAAATTCGGTCGAATTGATGTTCTGATCAATAACGCATCAGTTCTGGGACCTAGTCCAATGCCACTGCTTTTGGATTATCCGGAGGAGGATTTCGCGGAAGTCATCAGGGTGAACAGCATCAGTCCTTTCCTGATTACAAGAAGGGTACTTCCCGCCATGCTCACACAGGCTGAAGGATCAGTTATAAATGTAACTTCAGAAGCTGGCCATATTGGATATGCAGGATGGGGAGCCTATGGAATTTCCAAATTTGCTGTCGAGGGGATGACAGAAACATGGGCAGACGAACTTAACGGAACAAATATTAGAATGAATATGGTCGATCCTGGGGAGATGGATACGAAAATGCATTCTCTTGCAGTACCGGATTGTGATTATGAGTTAGCCAAACCAGAGGAAGTTGTCGATGTCTTTCTTTTCCTTGCTTCGGAAGAATCAAAAGGAGTCAATGGACAACGATTCCAGGCACAAGAGTTTAGTCGGGGGGTGAGATGA
- a CDS encoding glycoside hydrolase family 13 protein codes for MKKHWWKESVIYQIYPRSFMDSNGDGIGDIPGIISKLDYLKDLGVDLIWLSPVYKSPNDDNGYDISDYREIMDDFGTMADWELLLKEMHDRGLKLIMDLVVNHSSDEHQWFVESRKSKDNPYRDYYIWRPGKDGKEPNNWQSTFSGSAWQFDENTGEYYLHIFSKKQPDLNWENPKLRQEVYDMMKFWLDKGIDGFRMDVINFISKVDGLPDAPNPEGKKYVSGSRYFMNGPKIHDYLQEMHREALAQYDVMTVGEMPGANVEEAKLYTDESRDELNMVFQFEHVDLDSGSGGKWDLKPLKLTDLKNNFTKWQKGLEDIGWNSLYLNNHDQPRMVSRFGDDKEYRVESAKMLGTFLHMLKGTPYIYQGEEIGMTNVRFESIEDYKDIETLNMYNEKVNQNGEDPSKVMESIFVKGRDNARTPFQWDDSEHGGFTTGTPWLQVNPNYTEINAKQAVEDESSIYHYYRKLIQLRKEHPVIVHGSYDILVPEDESIYVYTRTLESQKLLVLLNFTNENQSFDVPADLQGKKNEILISNYEANTEYGSTISLRPYEAIVYLIQN; via the coding sequence TTGAAAAAGCATTGGTGGAAAGAATCGGTCATCTATCAAATATACCCGAGAAGCTTTATGGATTCCAATGGCGATGGGATCGGAGATATTCCTGGGATCATCTCAAAGCTTGACTATTTAAAAGACCTGGGAGTAGATCTCATTTGGCTATCACCAGTTTATAAGTCTCCAAATGATGATAATGGTTATGATATCAGCGATTATCGTGAAATCATGGATGATTTCGGAACGATGGCGGACTGGGAACTTCTATTAAAAGAAATGCATGACAGAGGATTGAAGCTGATCATGGACCTTGTCGTTAACCATAGCTCTGATGAACACCAGTGGTTTGTTGAGTCAAGAAAATCGAAAGATAATCCATATCGTGACTATTACATTTGGAGACCTGGCAAGGATGGGAAAGAACCGAATAACTGGCAGTCAACATTCAGCGGTTCCGCCTGGCAGTTCGATGAAAATACCGGGGAGTACTATCTGCATATTTTCAGTAAAAAACAACCGGATTTGAATTGGGAAAACCCTAAACTTCGCCAGGAAGTGTATGACATGATGAAATTCTGGCTGGACAAAGGCATAGATGGGTTCAGAATGGATGTTATTAACTTCATTTCGAAAGTAGATGGCCTCCCTGACGCTCCAAATCCTGAAGGGAAAAAATATGTTTCTGGAAGCAGATACTTCATGAATGGTCCTAAAATTCATGATTACCTGCAGGAAATGCATAGGGAAGCACTTGCTCAATATGATGTAATGACAGTTGGTGAAATGCCTGGTGCCAATGTAGAAGAAGCTAAGCTTTACACCGATGAATCCAGAGACGAATTGAATATGGTATTCCAATTCGAGCACGTGGACCTGGATTCAGGCTCGGGCGGGAAATGGGACCTTAAGCCTCTAAAGCTTACAGATTTAAAAAACAATTTCACAAAATGGCAAAAGGGTCTCGAAGATATTGGATGGAACAGCCTTTATCTCAACAATCATGACCAGCCAAGAATGGTTTCACGATTCGGTGACGATAAGGAATACCGCGTGGAGTCAGCGAAAATGCTTGGGACTTTTCTTCATATGCTAAAAGGAACACCTTATATTTATCAAGGTGAAGAAATCGGGATGACAAATGTACGATTTGAATCGATCGAAGATTACAAGGATATTGAAACCCTTAATATGTACAACGAGAAAGTGAACCAAAATGGAGAAGATCCTTCGAAGGTGATGGAGTCAATCTTTGTAAAAGGACGCGACAATGCCCGTACTCCTTTCCAATGGGACGATAGCGAGCATGGAGGATTTACGACTGGTACCCCGTGGCTTCAGGTAAATCCAAACTATACTGAAATCAATGCCAAGCAGGCTGTGGAAGATGAAAGTTCAATTTACCACTATTACCGAAAGCTAATTCAGCTTCGTAAAGAGCACCCGGTCATTGTCCATGGCAGCTATGACATCCTCGTTCCTGAGGATGAGAGTATTTATGTTTATACAAGAACACTGGAATCACAAAAATTACTTGTCTTATTGAATTTCACCAATGAGAATCAGAGCTTTGATGTTCCAGCTGACCTGCAAGGCAAGAAAAATGAAATATTAATTTCAAATTATGAAGCAAACACCGAATATGGATCTACCATTTCATTAAGGCCGTATGAAGCAATCGTATACCTGATCCAGAATTAA
- a CDS encoding LacI family DNA-binding transcriptional regulator, giving the protein MSYTIKDVAKHANVSIATVSRVLNGQGGYSKATEEKVHQAIKELGYQPNAFARGLISNKSNTLGILFPEVSSQFSSKILRGVEEAAHRLDSSVIVCNTASHGQRTMKYLQLLNEKRVDGILFVSEMITEEYYEKLESMQVPVVLISTESYQYPLPYVKVDDRHAAFTATDYLVKMGHSKIGMISGNKDDIIAGQPRIDGYKQALVQRGLAVQDENIIHSNGFSFNDGLTGLPKLLEQSPDLTAVFAASDALALGAVSAAYKLGIKIPENLSIIGFDNLPIAEMAIPPLTTVAQPLEEMGFVAAEMLFTMMNQGRRVESRIMSHSVVERESVKKVNLT; this is encoded by the coding sequence ATGAGTTATACCATAAAAGACGTTGCAAAGCATGCAAATGTCTCGATTGCTACTGTGTCTAGAGTCCTCAATGGTCAGGGCGGGTATTCAAAAGCAACAGAAGAAAAAGTTCATCAGGCGATAAAAGAACTAGGCTATCAGCCAAATGCATTTGCCCGCGGTTTAATCAGCAATAAATCCAATACATTAGGAATCCTTTTCCCAGAAGTTTCGAGCCAATTTTCTTCCAAGATCCTACGAGGTGTAGAAGAAGCAGCCCATCGTCTCGATTCGAGCGTGATTGTCTGCAATACGGCGTCACATGGCCAGAGAACGATGAAGTATTTACAGCTTTTAAACGAAAAAAGAGTGGACGGTATCCTGTTTGTTAGCGAAATGATAACTGAAGAGTATTATGAAAAGCTTGAGTCAATGCAGGTGCCGGTTGTTCTTATCTCGACTGAATCCTATCAATATCCTTTGCCATACGTGAAAGTTGATGATAGGCATGCGGCATTCACCGCGACTGATTATTTGGTGAAAATGGGGCATAGTAAAATCGGAATGATCAGTGGAAATAAAGATGACATAATAGCTGGCCAGCCGCGGATAGATGGCTATAAGCAAGCGTTAGTTCAAAGAGGACTAGCCGTTCAGGATGAAAATATAATCCATTCAAATGGATTTTCATTTAATGATGGTTTGACTGGTTTGCCGAAACTCCTTGAACAATCTCCGGATTTGACTGCAGTATTTGCTGCCAGCGATGCATTGGCCCTTGGAGCGGTATCTGCTGCGTATAAGCTTGGCATTAAAATACCGGAGAACCTTTCAATAATCGGTTTTGATAATCTTCCGATTGCAGAGATGGCGATTCCGCCGCTTACAACAGTAGCGCAGCCCTTGGAAGAAATGGGCTTTGTTGCAGCAGAAATGCTATTTACGATGATGAATCAAGGAAGAAGAGTTGAAAGCAGGATTATGTCTCACTCTGTTGTGGAACGGGAAAGTGTGAAAAAAGTTAATCTTACATGA
- a CDS encoding histidine phosphatase family protein has protein sequence MKIGLVRHFKVTLGYPSKLVTSQELLTWQQEYNESNIEEVNIDHQGQKWSRCYSSDLERAKITAYRAFDGNITFLEDLREMSLYPVIHTEMRLPLWLHVTLIRLAWFLGHKSQKESKKEVLSRINRVLDEALVQGEDILIVGHGGIMMFMRKELLKRGFSGPKFNRPENAKVYIFEKT, from the coding sequence ATGAAAATAGGATTGGTCCGTCATTTTAAAGTGACATTAGGTTATCCAAGTAAGCTCGTCACCTCTCAGGAGCTTCTTACTTGGCAGCAGGAATATAATGAGTCCAATATAGAGGAAGTTAATATCGATCATCAAGGACAAAAGTGGAGCAGATGTTACTCAAGTGATTTAGAGAGAGCGAAAATTACTGCGTACAGGGCTTTTGATGGAAATATTACTTTTTTGGAGGACCTGCGGGAGATGTCGCTTTACCCTGTCATCCATACTGAAATGCGCCTGCCGCTTTGGCTTCACGTTACTTTAATAAGGCTTGCCTGGTTCTTGGGCCACAAATCACAAAAGGAAAGTAAAAAAGAAGTCCTTTCACGCATAAACAGAGTTTTGGATGAGGCATTAGTTCAGGGTGAAGATATTTTGATTGTCGGCCACGGGGGAATTATGATGTTCATGAGGAAGGAGTTGCTCAAGAGAGGATTCTCAGGCCCGAAATTTAACAGACCTGAAAATGCAAAAGTATATATTTTTGAAAAAACATAA
- a CDS encoding GNAT family N-acetyltransferase, which translates to MRIEDIYGNLPQLETERLVLREISLEDIDDIHIYASNPEVSKYVFWGAHETRAATEEYVKMILALYEEGKIAPWGIHFKDDNKLIGTVDFVSWQPQHKTAEIGYALSMDYWGRGIATEAVKELIKFGMSEMELVRIQAKALVANKGSERVMEKAGMNFEGILRKFIFMKGAHYDVKMYSIIKEDASI; encoded by the coding sequence TTGCGAATTGAAGATATTTATGGGAATCTGCCTCAGCTTGAAACGGAGCGTCTGGTGTTAAGGGAAATCAGTCTGGAGGATATTGATGATATACATATATATGCTTCCAACCCTGAGGTATCAAAATATGTCTTCTGGGGAGCTCATGAAACAAGAGCGGCAACTGAGGAATATGTGAAAATGATTCTTGCTCTTTATGAAGAAGGGAAAATTGCTCCGTGGGGCATCCACTTTAAAGACGACAACAAACTAATTGGCACCGTTGACTTCGTTTCCTGGCAGCCACAGCATAAAACTGCAGAGATCGGTTACGCGCTCTCCATGGACTACTGGGGGAGAGGAATTGCTACGGAAGCAGTCAAAGAGCTGATAAAATTTGGAATGAGTGAAATGGAATTAGTAAGGATTCAGGCAAAAGCCCTTGTAGCAAACAAAGGTTCAGAGCGTGTTATGGAAAAAGCCGGAATGAACTTTGAGGGCATCCTAAGAAAATTCATTTTCATGAAAGGTGCCCATTATGACGTAAAGATGTATTCAATTATAAAAGAAGACGCTTCAATTTAA
- a CDS encoding DUF4023 domain-containing protein: protein MENTHEFVQKLHDKQRKDEQNRKRQGKENPSDKLPNKQH, encoded by the coding sequence ATGGAGAATACCCACGAATTTGTTCAGAAGCTTCATGATAAACAGAGGAAAGACGAACAAAATAGGAAGAGGCAGGGAAAAGAAAATCCAAGTGACAAGCTCCCAAATAAACAACATTAA
- a CDS encoding DEAD/DEAH box helicase, with translation MNHFRSLGISEQLAETLNQQGITEPTTIQTKAIPLLLNGKDVIAQSQTGTGKTFAFVLPILEQIDIKKSHIQALIVTPTRELALQITHEVKKLLEDKEGINVLAVYGGQDVESQLKKLKKNIHIVIGTPGRLLDHIRRETVDFSKAAFLVLDEADQMLHIGFLNEVEEIIKQTPKTRQTLLFSATMPDEIKRLAKQHMYKPEYIQVEKTQAPLENIKQIAISTTDRAKQNDLIESLRLYQPFLGVIFCRTKRRVSKLNDALKANHINCDELHGDLSQAKREQVMKKFREAKIQYLIATDVAARGLDVEGVTHVFNYDIPLDTESYIHRIGRTGRAGSEGLALTFYSPKDRPLLDQIETELSIRIEKKNMGNAKKGESRTDEYNAANKSKQRSGDYKGKNTRSRRRDDRKPERDHRGEKIGKEPGSRRRTEDRREARYDGPGRRDREQPSSRSGRRSFPEGQLSTSPRSGGKRMEKPSTGALDERTRRITAEKPNQERAGRERRNSSSPGGRSSGSRNRRNR, from the coding sequence TTGAACCACTTTAGATCTTTAGGTATTTCAGAACAGCTTGCAGAAACACTAAACCAACAGGGCATTACCGAGCCTACAACAATTCAAACGAAAGCAATACCATTATTGCTCAATGGCAAGGATGTCATTGCACAGTCACAGACTGGTACAGGGAAAACCTTTGCTTTCGTGCTGCCGATCCTGGAGCAAATCGATATCAAGAAATCACATATACAGGCATTGATCGTTACACCTACAAGAGAGCTTGCGTTGCAGATTACCCATGAAGTAAAAAAACTGCTTGAGGATAAAGAAGGAATAAATGTCCTTGCTGTATATGGCGGTCAGGATGTTGAATCACAGCTGAAAAAGCTAAAGAAAAACATCCATATCGTCATCGGCACCCCTGGAAGATTACTGGACCACATCCGAAGGGAAACAGTCGATTTTTCCAAAGCAGCTTTTCTTGTACTTGATGAAGCAGATCAAATGCTTCATATCGGTTTCTTGAACGAGGTTGAAGAAATAATCAAGCAGACACCAAAAACAAGGCAAACCTTACTCTTTTCTGCGACCATGCCGGATGAGATCAAAAGGTTGGCTAAACAACATATGTACAAGCCTGAATACATACAAGTTGAGAAAACCCAGGCTCCGCTGGAAAACATCAAACAAATTGCCATTAGCACAACCGACAGAGCAAAACAAAATGATTTAATTGAATCACTTAGACTGTATCAGCCGTTTTTAGGTGTGATTTTTTGCAGGACGAAAAGAAGAGTAAGTAAGCTGAATGATGCTTTGAAAGCAAATCATATTAATTGTGATGAACTACATGGAGATCTTTCGCAGGCAAAAAGAGAACAGGTCATGAAAAAGTTCCGTGAAGCCAAAATCCAATATCTGATTGCTACCGATGTGGCTGCAAGGGGGCTTGATGTTGAAGGTGTCACACATGTTTTCAATTATGATATCCCTCTGGATACGGAAAGCTACATCCATCGAATCGGCCGTACGGGCAGGGCTGGAAGTGAAGGACTCGCCTTGACGTTTTATTCGCCAAAAGATAGACCTTTGCTGGATCAGATTGAAACAGAGCTCAGTATTAGAATCGAAAAGAAAAACATGGGGAACGCCAAAAAAGGTGAATCCCGAACAGATGAATATAATGCCGCTAATAAAAGCAAGCAGAGATCAGGTGATTACAAGGGAAAGAATACCAGATCAAGAAGACGAGATGATAGGAAACCGGAAAGAGACCACCGGGGCGAAAAAATAGGAAAAGAACCAGGTTCACGGAGACGGACAGAAGATAGGCGTGAAGCACGTTACGATGGTCCGGGCCGCAGAGATAGAGAACAGCCATCATCAAGGAGTGGACGAAGAAGCTTCCCTGAAGGACAACTATCAACTTCCCCTCGTTCAGGTGGAAAAAGAATGGAAAAGCCTTCAACTGGTGCGCTTGACGAAAGAACAAGAAGAATTACTGCAGAAAAACCTAATCAGGAAAGAGCTGGCAGAGAGAGACGGAACTCCAGCTCACCTGGAGGCCGAAGTAGCGGTTCAAGAAACCGAAGGAACAGATAG
- a CDS encoding nucleotide excision repair endonuclease has product MIKIELPAPDVVITRSKQLGEKVEAVISSEYGFTDYHRIPRDKGGIIMFFNADDELMFVGKARKLRPRVKKHFEDNVSPIKNHRHEVHKIAVITVVDPIDREIYETYAINVLKAKYNIDKVFYK; this is encoded by the coding sequence GTGATTAAGATTGAACTGCCAGCACCAGATGTAGTCATTACACGAAGCAAGCAATTAGGAGAAAAGGTTGAAGCTGTCATCAGTAGCGAATATGGTTTTACGGATTACCACCGGATCCCAAGGGATAAAGGCGGAATCATCATGTTTTTCAACGCCGATGATGAGTTGATGTTCGTAGGCAAAGCGCGTAAACTTAGACCACGCGTGAAAAAACATTTCGAGGATAATGTTTCCCCTATTAAAAACCATCGTCATGAAGTCCACAAGATTGCTGTCATTACAGTGGTCGATCCGATAGACAGAGAAATTTATGAAACCTATGCCATTAATGTACTTAAGGCCAAGTATAATATTGATAAGGTATTCTACAAATAA